A window of the Ipomoea triloba cultivar NCNSP0323 chromosome 14, ASM357664v1 genome harbors these coding sequences:
- the LOC116005284 gene encoding receptor-like protein 9DC3, which produces MSKNNLYGSIPQTIANLAILSILLLSTNNLTGTLLSENEDLTPTLISSSICNIHSLEILVLANNSLSGPIPQCLGNISLSVLDLHQNQFHGSIPTSFKVGNPLNRLNLREIHLEGTLSPSLINCKKLEVFDLGHNNLNGTFPMWLGVLTNLKVLSLRFNKLNGSIASTSIKGYMFLQLRVFDLSYNEFIGDLPTMLFKNFKAMTNEDEDRIPQGQMYLKQNFYYKDSLVIEMKGQEREIVKILITFTTIDLSCNKFEGHIPNSIGDLLALRELNLSHNMFTGIIPTSLGNLSVLESLDLSSNQIGGAIPGQLASITWLEVLNLSHNKLVGCIPHGKQFNTFEEIHIKGMMD; this is translated from the coding sequence ATGTCTAAAAACAACCTTTATGGTTCAATACCTCAAACAATTGCAAACCTCGCAATCCTCTCAATCTTACTCCTTTCTACGAACAATCTCACTGGAACACTTTTGTCTGAGAATGAGGATCTAACACCAACGCTTATTTCTTCCTCCATTTGCAATATACATTCTCTGGAAATTTTGGTTTTGGCAAACAATTCATTATCTGGGCCAATACCTCAATGTTTAGGGAACATAAGTCTCTCTGTGTTAGATTTGCACCAGAATCAATTTCATGGGTCAATTCCAACAAGTTTTAAGGTGGGCAACCCTTTGAATAGACTTAACTTGCGTGAAATCCACTTAGAGGGAACATTGTCGCCATCTTTAATCAATTGTAAAAAGTTGGAAGTTTTTGATCTTGGACACAACAACTTGAATGGTACGTTTCCAATGTGGTTAGGAGTTCTTACAAATCTAAAGGTTCTGAGCTTGAGGTTTAACAAGTTGAACGGTTCTATAGCAAGCACGAGTATCAAAGGATACATGTTTCTTCAACTTCGTGTCTTTGACCTCTCTTACAATGAATTCATAGGAGATTTGCCTACAATGCTTTTTAAGAATTTTAAAGCAATGacaaatgaagatgaagatagaATACCACAAGGACAAATGTACCTCAAGCAGAACTTCTATTACAAAGATTCATTAGTGATAGAAATGAAAGGACAAGAGCGTGAAATTGTTAAAATACTAATCACGTTTACTACTATTGATCTCTCATGTAACAAATTTGAAGGCCATATTCCAAATAGCATCGGAGATCTTCTTGCACTACGTGAATTAAATTTATCGCATAACATGTTCACCGGCATCATCCCAACATCTCTTGGAAATTTATCAGTGCTTGAATCTTTGGACCTTTCTTCAAATCAAATTGGTGGAGCAATCCCTGGGCAATTGGCAAGTATTACATGGCTTGAAGTGTTGAATCTCTCACATAATAAGCTTGTGGGATGCATACCTCATGGCAAACAATTCAATACATTTGAAGAAATTCATATCAAGGGAATGATGGATTGA
- the LOC116005051 gene encoding receptor-like protein 37, whose product MLPPPSFLDLNSWSLSNLKNICNWSGIVCNGDGSVSEINLGDEVYFIIGTLHHLNFTSFISSLKRFDIGENDFYGSIPLAIGNLFNLVHLNLSYNKFTGAIPHQIGNLKKVRFLDLGFNLFEAHHDWSKFKSFPVLRHLSFSAVTLRSFPDFILDCRNLTFLDLSETVLNGSIPNSLFTNLEKLEHLDLSSNDFSGSLSPYIGNLSNLNYLQLSENSFEGGIPSPIGQLKHLQFLDISANLLNSSIPFEIGCCTSLTYLSLSYNSLYGVWPSSMSSLTKLSELDLSNNFLFGNISPNFFSNCTKLTSLDLSNNSFDGSIPSEIGFLTNLVKLSLYTNQFSGTIPTQIGNMHNLVDLDMHENSLSGPIPQTIGNLTTLENLWLFTNKLTKMLPPQIGNLKFLFNLNLSKNKLCGAIPQTIENLTSLSNLNLSSNNLIGILPPHIGNFPSLATLDLSKNDFSGPIPQAIGNLTWLSTLLLSTNNLSGMLPPQLGNLDLYDLHLSENNFYGPISQVIGNLRKLETLFLSTNNFKGTLLSGNGKLTSILTSSTICNLHSLQILVLANNLLAGPIPQCLGNISKDLSVLDLHCNQFHGPIPKSFKVGNSLNRLNLRENQLEGIVPRSLINCKELEVIDFGHNNLSGRFPMWLGALPNLKVLSLRFNKLNGSITNRKVKGYLFPQLRVFDISYNEFTGDLPTRLFKIFKAMENEDEDRIPHQEMYLDQSDYYQDSVMVGIKGKEREIVKILIAFTAIDLSCNNFEGHIPNSIGDLLALRELNLSHNMFTGNIPMSIGNLSVLESLDLSSNQIGGAIPGRLASISSLEVLNLSYNKLVGCIPQGPQFNTFEANSYQGNGGLKGKPLSQGCENGMTPQLLAPKYLNQEDDSSFLSGFTVKVVAIGYGCGILFGLFMGSLMLLTGKPEFITRFVEEEAYKLAMKVKQRRSKTRRRRN is encoded by the coding sequence ATGCTGCCGCCTCCTTCTTTTCTTGATCTCAATTCATGGTCACTATCCAATCTAAAAAACATTTGTAATTGGAGTGGCATCGTCTGCAATGGTGATGGAAGTGTTTCTGAGATCAATCTTGGTGATGAGGTTTACTTTATAATTGGCACTCTTCATCACCtcaattttacttcttttatttcAAGCCTCAAACGCTTCGACATCGGTGAGAACGATTTCTATGGATCAATCCCTCTTGCTATTGGTAATCTGTTCAACTTGGTCCACTTGAACTTGAGCTACAATAAGTTTACTGGTGCTATTCCTCATCAAATTGGAAATCTTAAGAAGGTACGGTTCCTGGACCTTGGATTTAATCTTTTCGAGGCTCATCATGACTGGTCTAAATTTAAGAGTTTTCCTGTGCTGAGACATCTCAGTTTCTCAGCTGTTACATTAAGATCGTTCCCTGATTTTATACTAGATTGTCGAAATCTAACTTTTCTTGATTTGTCTGAAACCGTTTTGAATGGATCGATCCCAAACTCATTGTTCACGAATTTGGAGAAGCTTGAGCATCTTGATCTTTCTAGCAATGATTTTTCAGGGTCTTTATCACCTTACATTGGTAACTTGTCCAATCTCAATTATCTTCAATTGTCAGAGAATTCTTTTGAAGGAGGAATCCCGTCCCCTATAGGCCAACTCAAACATCTTCAATTCTTAGATATTAGTGCGAATCTACTAAATTCAAGTATTCCCTTTGAGATTGGTTGTTGCACTAGCCTCACTTACTTGAGTTTATCATATAATTCACTCTAtggagtatggccttcatcaatGTCATCTTTGACCAAGTTGTCTGAGttggatttgtcaaataattttctttttggtaaTATTTCACCCAATTTTTTCTCCAATTGTACCAAGCTAACATCTTTGGACCTTTCGAACAATTCCTTCGATGGAAGTATTCCATCTGAAATTGGCTTTCTCACAAATCTTGTAAAGCTCTCTTTGTACACAAATCAATTTTCAGGCACCATTCCAACTCAGATTGGAAACATGCATAATCTGGTTGATTTAGATATGCACGAGAATAGCCTTTCAGGTCCAATACCTCAAACAATTGGAAACCTCACAACCCTCGAAAATCTATGGTTGTTTACCAATAAGCTCACCAAAATGCTTCCACCTCAGATAGGaaacttgaaatttttgtttaatcTAAACTTGTCAAAAAACAAACTTTGTGGTGCAATACCTCAAACAATTGAAAACCTCACAAGCCTTTCAAATCTTAATCTTTCCTCTAACAATCTCATTGGAATACTTCCACCTCATATAGGAAACTTTCCATCTTTGGCTACACTAGACTTGTCAAAAAATGATTTCTCTGGTCCTATACCTCAGGCAATTGGAAACCTCACATGGCTCTCTACACTATTGCTTTCCACCAATAATCTGAGTGGAATGCTTCCGCCCCAACTAGGAAACTTAGATTTGTATGATTTACACTTGTCAGAAAACAACTTCTATGGTCCAATATCTCAGGTGATTGGAAACCTCAGAAAACTTGAAACCCTATTCCTTTCCACAAACAATTTCAAAGGAACACTTTTGTCTGGGAATGGTAAACTAACATCAATACTTACCTCTTCAACCATTTGCAATTTGCATTCTCTCCAAATTTTGGTTTTGGCAAACAATTTATTAGCAGGGCCAATACCTCAATGTTTGGGAAACATAAGCAAAGATCTCTCTGTGTTAGATTTGCATTGTAACCAATTTCATGGGCCAATTCCAAAGAGTTTTAAGGTTGGCAACTCCTTGAACAGACTTAATTTACGTGAAAATCAATTAGAGGGAATAGTGCCACGATCTTTAATCAATTGTAAAGAGTTGGAAGTTATTGATTTTGGACACAACAACTTGAGTGGTAGGTTTCCAATGTGGTTAGGAGCTCTTCCAAATCTGAAGGTTCTCAGCTTGAGATTTAACAAGTTGAATGGATCAATTACAAATAGAAAGGTTAAAGGTTATTTGTTTCCTCAACTTCGTGTCTTTGACATCTCTTACAATGAATTCACGGGAGATTTGCCTACAAGGCTTTTTAAGATATTTAAAGCCatggaaaatgaagatgaagatagaATACCACACCAAGAGATGTACCTAGACCAGAGCGATTATTACCAAGATTCGGTAATGGTAGGAATAAAGGGAAAAGAGCGTGAAATTGTTAAAATACTAATCGCGTTTACTGCTATTGATCTCTCATGCAACAACTTTGAAGGCCATATTCCAAATAGCATCGGAGATCTTCTTGCACTACGTGAATTGAATTTATCACATAACATGTTCACTGGCAACATCCCAATGTCTATTGGAAACTTATCTGTGCTTGAATCCTTAGACCTTTCTTCAAATCAAATTGGCGGAGCAATCCCTGGACGATTGGCGAGTATTTCATCTCTTGAAGTATTGAATCTCTCATATAATAAGCTTGTAGGATGCATACCTCAAGGCCCACAATTTAATACATTTGAAGCAAATTCATATCAAGGGAATGGTGGATTGAAAGGAAAACCTTTGTCACAAGGTTGTGAGAATGGCATGACACCACAACTTCTTGCACCAAAGTATCTCAACCAAGAAGATGATTCCAGTTTTTTAAGCGGATTCACGGTAAAAGTTGTGGCAATAGGGTACGGTTGTGGTATTCTTTTTGGATTATTCATGGGAAGTCTCATGCTCCTAACTGGAAAACCAGAATTCATTACAaggtttgttgaagaagaagcaTACAAACTAGCAATGAAGGTCAAGCAGAGAAGATCAaagacaagaagaagaagaaactag